The segment CCTTATTTTAAAAAGGTATCAGTTCAGTTACTGAAACCAGGAACTATCTCTCGGTTACTCTCCATACAGCAGTAGTTCAGTGCCAAAGCTTATACAGACTcttaaaattacatttgaattgTCATATTTGCTATTAACAATACAGCAAATGGGTCCAATAAAAGGGGAAAATATAATTCTGGTTATTTCTGACCAGTTTTCATTGACCATTGATTATGATCAGTGTTTGCTCACTTCTCTTTATAGCTTTACGTAGTCCCCAGCCGCAGAAAGCTGTGCTCCAATACCTACACTCCACCCCAGATATTGCAGTTAAATATCAGGAGACAGACATTATGCATAGACTTATTTCTCTGTCCTTGTTGTCTTTCTTGGCCCAGGGTGCTCGTTTACAGTGCTAGTGCATACTAGAGAGGCTGCTACACGCAACATGGAGAAGGTTCAAGTCATCAAGGTGAAGTTTTGAAACACTGCAAGGCTACACATTAACATCATCAATATTGCATTGTCTATTACATAGCAGCACTGTACTCAGATCTGATAACAAATGACCTCAGGATTATCAAATGTGCTCTAGTGGCTCATCAGTGCATTTTTCTCTCTAGGATTTCCCATGGATAGTGGCTGATGAGCAAGAGGTCCACATGCAGGAGCCTAGGCTCATCCCACTGAAGACCATGACGTCTGACATAGTCAAAGTAAGCAGCATAGCACCATTTCATGGATTGCACCAAGATGCTGGGAGATTGGCTCATTGGTTAGCTTGCCTGTTAAGTGAAACATAGTCAAAATGATCTATATGTCCCGAGTACGGATATGTGTGGATATTCAGTTAGCTAGTTAACCAGTCACTTTAAATTAACCACATACTCAAAACAGTTATGCGGTTGatcggcatttttttttttaaattaacagttTGTATTCAGTTTATAGGGTGAATCTGAAAAATGTTAGACAGCGATCACGTGAAATTTAAACGAATGAGCGAGGTCTAATGACGTTACGCAGGGCACACTAATATGTAGAACATTCCCAGCCCTCTGCCAAGAAACAGCTGAGTCAAAATAAGGACAACAAAGAAATGAGTTGGGGATCCTTTTATGAGAAAAGACCATGATGCTTCTTGTAAACTGTGCAGTACAgtgatggatagatagatagatagatagatagatagatatactttattgatcccaaccagggaaattctggtgttccagcagcaacagtagaaacatataataaagttaaataaaatagaataaaggctaaatatttacaataaagactataaagactaaaactaaaaatgtacaataagggctaacctaagaaaaagagatatgagatgtgaaatatacagatggtaatgaatatgaaatgaaatatacagatggaactgaagtatatacatgattgtatagataaggagagttagtatgaaaccatgaaaccaaaaaccaagtggcagaacctgacgcccggtactgggattcaggaactaaccgacttgattcggcctcttaaggaatcaccacttcccctccagtctgaaaaacagtgtgaatgtatattaacctaggatgtaatatatagataataaataataaataaacagttaaggtgctgggtagtggataataaataaacagttaaggcgctgggtggtggagagggtgatcagggttatccatgatggataacagtttgttcagtgtcctcctctccaccacagcctccacagtgtccagtttgcagccgatcacggagccagccctcctgatcagtttattgagtctgttggtgtcactggctccgatgctgctcccccaacaaaccacAAATACAACAGCAGCATGTTGCGTTCATAAAAAACAAGCACTTGCTCTGTCCAACAAGGACATGTGACTCAAACCGCTCTGAGGAAGACATGCTGCCACTATGTGTTGCTGAAGGCGACGACTACACTTAGTTCTGATTTGTTATCACAATAGtctaagtaaaataaatacaactctGTAAAACACACGACAGTTATGCCAGGGGGGAAATGTTTAATAAACTCCTTTTTGGAATAATACCTGTTCtattctgctctctctcacacacatgagCTTGTAAAATCATTTTGACATGtaattaaagtttttgcaaGTGATGTGACATTAGCCACATCACTTTTCCTTTTGCTTGTGAGGATTGTAAAATATAGCCTATTATGTAGaattagaaatgtaaaatattacatgcaaaaaaaaaacaaccagttTCAACCAGTTAATGACAGCAGGTAGCCGGGTCTCCAAATATATCCGTTATGCACACCCCTAGTCCCAAGTAGATTGTTGACTCACAGGTCTGGGCAATGTGGTTGAAAATTAATATCATGATGTTCAgatttttgtggtttgttttttgatatTGATATGTATCACAGTATGACTCACTTATGCAAGAATCACATGTTAAATAATTCCATTATCCATCCATTGGCAATGTAAGGGGTGATGCCAAACAAAATTGTAAAAAGTTTTACTAGTTTTGAATAAAACATGCTTGCTGTCATCAGTTTAGACAGCAGAGTTGTGTGTCACAGTATCCCAAAATGAACACATcatcatatgattctactgATAGATGACAAACAATGATATTGAATTACTGTCCTGCCCTTGCTTTCAGTGTTGCTACTTCAGTATATGTGATGTAGTGTATATGATGTTTTAGGGAAGCAGCCACACCCATTATTTAGAGAATTTCTAGTGTAGTGTTTCATCAGCCACCACATTCACTTCCCGTGGGTGCAAGGCAAGCAGGTAGTGATAGTTCATTTTGCTACCATGTTCTGTGTCAGTGTTACGAATCTCCTTTGCAAAATGGCCAGAAAGCAGCTTTAAACTGGCTGCACTGCCCATCACATCTGTTTTATGTCTTTAACAGATGCAGCTCTATGTGGAAGAGAGAGCCCAGAAAACATAGGTCACGTGCTGGCCGAGAGGAGCGAGTCCTCCGCAGCACTGAACTGGTAAAGACAACACCAAATGAATCCTGAACAAAGAATACACCACAACCTACCAGAGCTCCAACGCCCAGAGAGACACAACAAGTGGAACTGCCGAGGAGATGCGTTTTTATGGGACGTGTTTGTTACTTGTGTTAATTATGCTGCATGTTTAtgtattcagttttatttaaggTTCAATCAATGTTTGGTGCCAatattggctttttattaaaataatatctTGTCCAATCAATGTTGTCCACTGATATTGACACAGTATCACTGATTCATCTTTACTGTAGAATACATCAATACTATGCTGGTTGTCTGTGGGAAGCCGTTAACCTGAACTTATCCTTCCATGAAATCTGGACAGATTCTGTACAAGTGTAAATGAAGAGTTGCAGTGAGTGTCCTATAAATAAATGCTGTTTAGGGGCGCAAGGATTTGAATCACAGTGAATGTTTAGTTGGCAATAATATCTGCTATGGTCTTCAAAAAGCCGTAGTATCTAACCCTGTTTTGTCCGTGTTTGTAGTTTATTCCTTAATGTAGGCAAATTCTGTTATTTACATCTAATGATCCTTCGAGGGAAACTGTCAGGTTCAGCTCTGGGGCCGGTCACGATTCATTCCCTGTGTCCCAAAAACACACTACATGCTAATACTCAACAGTACAAACACTACACACATTTCCTTAGGATGTGGTTTTGGCAGTTATTATGATAGCAACTCAACATACTGCCCTGTTTTTGACTGACTTTGATGTCATGTGATGTACGTCTGGAACGTCTGCTGCCTTCCAGCTTTTCAAAAACAGCTAGAGTGCAAATACAAAACATTGTATCTGAAGTCAGATTTCAGTTTATGGTTTTCATGAACTTCTTGTTTACTGTTGCGCCCGCACTAGCTCCTTCACTTGTCCTTCTtcttcccacaatgcactgcattctgggtaAAGTGTAGAGTAACTGTACACTTAGAATACTGACCTTTTCAGTACTTTTCAGAGTCTTACAGTGGCATTATTAAAAGAAGTAGAAAGTTGAGTACCCAGTTGAGTAtgtatgttgatgtttttgagtATACTGTGTTTTCATACTTATACTATGTGAACACACTGTTTAGTCCAGACTTGGCTAGAACGAATATGTAGTTTGCTTTTGGGGCCCAGCTGTTGTCTTGCTCAGGGACACTCCGGCAGTTTGGTGGTTGAACCCTGACTCTGAGGTTGAggaacattgttttttttacattgttctGCCTAAGGTATCCACAGTGACATCTGCAAAGCTGTATCAAAGTAGTTTGGATATGCATTAAagtacatttccatttttttttctagacatGTCTGCATAATAGTGGGATACTGTGTTTTCCTATGCACACCCTGAATTAGTGGTAATGTGCTCCTCCActgtaatgtaacatgttttgGTACTGAGACCCAGGAACACTGTATAGTTTTCACTGCTGACAGCATGATTAGTTTAATATTTGAAGGACTGTATGAAATGCTAATAAAAGCTCATTTTCAACTGATCATTAGAGAATGACATTGATTCCATTCCATTTCACAACCAAATATCTTATTCAATTTTGTTTCACATGTGTGATGCCAGGCTTGGGGACTTTTATGTGGTTGTTGGTGTCAGTCACTTGCAATAAGATCAATTTTATTGTAATATAGAGCAGACAGGTGCACTGTACAATGAAATTCTTCCTTTTTCCCATCTCCATTGACTgccatacaaaacaaaaaaagcaatgcTATTCAACAAAATCAGTACTTTTCAGAGCCTTACAGTGGCATTATTAAAAGAAATAGAAAGTTCTAAACTATAGATGTGAGACTGATTCTGGTCATCAACTTCCTAGTGGTTCATTAGATTTGCTCCAGCAGTGTCTCACTGTTAGGCATGGAGCCTCGGCCCCCCGCGGCTTGGTGGTGGAACTGTAGTGGAGTCAGCGAGGTTTCATGTTCAAGTTTCATACAAAACAGGCAGGAGAGGCTCAGAAATCATGTGTGATGGATCATCTGACAGCCCAATCCATTAACCCTTCCTCAGGCTTTTATTATGGGGAGCAAGAAAGAGCctatctatctaaataaaaaatttacaaaataaatttgtttttaaattcacatattttaaaaagaatcatttaaaaaatgtttgactatactttttttctcataattttgtATGTGTTGTACCCTGTACTCTGAaaccttgcttttttttgtttgttcacttcTCTTGTCAGTTACACCACCCACTTACTGTTTGTCTAATCTGATTGAGAACAGGACCAGAAGTGAAAGTAACTCACATTCTTCATGTACAAGCAACCAGGTAAGTAGCCAGTCTACTCTCCTATCACATCAAATAGGCAATGCCTTGTTCTCATGTTGTTTATCAGTCGGTTTAACATGCTATCTAGTCATGTATGGATGACTCTGATATTGAAATATCGATGTAATATATCTATGCAATGTCTATAttacatttaacacacacacaaaaggaaaaactgctgttgttgccgTGTCTTATGCCAAGGTAGCCTGTGTAATATGTTAGGGCAGGACAAATGATTGTGATACATTTTGAAAGGAAATAGTCTTTACTGCTAATGGCTCATTATATCCAGTGCCTCCCTTTTTCTAAAACAGGCCCAGGCCCATGTATTTGTCATAAGATTTATAAGATAACCTTATGAATGTGGTTTCTTCAAAGTTAGGCGGCAGGGAGACAGTGACCGGTGGAGCAAAGGTTGTCAGTGAAATGGCATGGCCATGTTATATTGCCTTATTTATCAgcaaaaaatgcatacatgctAGATCGTTTACAGAAGAGCCCCTGGAAAACTTTATTTCAAGATTATTCTCCCCTTGTTACCCCCGTTGCTCTGGTGAAAGCACACGGGCCATGTGACAAGTTCAAGTAAATAGCGTTTAAGTTTGCGGTGAATGAATATGCCTCATTCCAAAAGTCTCATTATTAATCCTCATTTTCTGTGGGTTTTCCTTCCAAGTAACTCACCGGATGTCTATGCTACTGGAATAAcagttacatgaaaaaaaaaaaaagaaagacagaaaagtagGCTTATTACTGACACAGTATAACTGTCCTATTTGCAACATCATACCATGGCATCTGGTGGTGTAACTGGTGTGGGACAGGGGTGTTGTAAGTTAATAGGAACatacagaaacagcagcagcagtgtgactTATGTGAGTGTGGGGTAGGATTGCAGCGTAAGTGGAAAGTACCTAGCGTTTCCAAGCACCTCTACTAACACCAGTGACTTTGAAGACGGTTGTACATTTTCAGTTGTACTttcgtttttgcagtgagtgtgtttttgctgtgtgtttggcagCAGGGCTGGGAGGATTGTCAGCCTGGCACATGcaagaagaaacacaaacaatcaTGTTAATAATGGccgtatttttttcttccagagtAGAAATTAAAAAGGTTAAATGCTGCTGGCCACagtttgcatgtctgtgcatCAGGAAATGATCTTAACAAAATGGAGGTTTGCATGATGACACACTGGTGAGAAGGATactgttttctctgccttgTAAGGCTTTAGGTCTACGTGTGTTCAAacttttaaacacatttctgcATCATTaatccatttaccatttttaatCATGGTGAATAAATTATTAGTATTGCAGACATACCTTCACCCATTTgtgtttgggttagggttaccaTCCAGTAGGTCTATTAATCATTTATTCAAGAACAAAATTATCAATAGACTCATCtaatatacatatacaatatacaaacaTAAGAATTAACCTCAAATCTTGACATTTAGAGGTCTAGACACATCAGCAAATAACAAAACGGATCAGGCAATTTCAAGGTTCCAAAACCagcaatgacttttttttttttctatcttttttaaacaaacatttttttcagctgataTTTTGAAAATTGTAATTCCAGTTTGTAGATCTGATGGTCCACTGCATTATTTCCCCCCTCTATGAATACAGCTAAGCTTCCTGTCACTCAAACAAATGGACAGCATTATTCATTCCATTATGGTTGGACTCCTACAGTGTTTGGCtgtgttatgttattttttttaaaacctctaATCATATGACTTTTCATGGACCTAAAATGTTGGTTTGTTGTACTGTAATGATTTTTGTGAAGGTGTATTAAGTGACCATGCAAAAATTCAAGATATACATAATGGAACTGATGTTTtgacatattttcttttttattccaGATATCCTCTCCATGGTGTggatttttaatctcaaatcATCTTGAATCTCAGTGAGACTGTCTGGATTCTCTGAAAAGTGTTAACCATCCCAAAGGAAATGCCTTCGAGAAGGAAACCTCTGTCAGTTGTATCACTGATGgtaataaaacacatcaggtttAATGATGTCAACTTTGACCAGATtagactgacagaaaacaactgctaattatcattttctctctgttcataGATATTTATGCTGAATGTCATCACTGGAGATGCTCTGACTTGTAATCTCACCGAGTACAGAGTAGGACAGGAATGCTGTCGTATGTGTCCCCCTGGTAAGATTGTCCTGAATATTAAAGGCATGTTTAGCTGTGGTAGAGCTCTGAATCTTTGCAGTACTTGACTGAGCTCCAGGAGCATTCAGCTGCTGGTTTCACCAGCACACAGCTCTTTGCTCCTGCTTGAGCAGAAATCTGACAAGTGATACAGAtcaaaagcaccagtgttctgccttagtgaaatgtaattgttaAGCTCTAATGGCCAAACTGtatcagatgaaatgaaatattgattttctGCTCCACAGGAAACAGAGTTAATAAACATTGTACAAAGCTCACAAATACAACCTGTGAGCCGTGCACTGATGGAACCTTCCTGGATCAGCCTAATGGACGAACACAGTGCTTTCCATGTACAAACTGTACTTCAGGTAAATGTCAATTCAATTATCTAAAGCTGaatagtgctttttttttttttttttttttttttttaacaaaatattttttcaaaagacaaaatgaagtgTGAAAGTCAGAAATCTCAGCATCTAGTCAGGTTGGTCAGGATTCTTTGTCAGTGCTAAGGTGCTTGCTGGCCTGACACCAGTGACCAGGCATCAGGTTTTGGTTGCAGGAACGGACAATATGATTGCCATATTTAatggattatatttatattgatatCCATGGCAGAATCTCTATTGAAAGCAGTGGTACATCATCCTAGATAATGCTGCTGGGTACACAATTAAGTAAAAAAGATGCAGCTTTGTTTACAAGGCATTTGATGATTTATCTATGTGTGAAGTGATTACAGTGCAGAGTGCAGTTTTTCTAAATTATCCTAATAATTAGGGCTAGACCATTTGGATGGTCCatcaaatattacaatatctttGACAGAATACCTCAAaaatgatattgtgatgatattattTGACTAATGGTGcattcataagatatttatacaTTGTAAGATTTTGATAGACAATGAGTAtaaatgtggatgtgatgatcAAGCacgtagaggcaaataacagatgcaacagtctaataagttcagaaaattgcatcccctTCCCTCAAcactgcctttaaaaccaggaaaagacatattattccatatcacaatattgcaatatcaaataccaaaaatatgcaaataccAAAATCTGAGGTAACATCTAGTCTTACAATACAGCGTTGATATAATAGTGATATATGGCCCAGCCCTACAAGCAATAAATGTAGCAAACACCATGTGAAACTGCATAATCACCATAAACTGGGTACAGGGTGTAGGCACAAACAGGGACAACcagaaaatatgaaatggtTGACACTCAAAAACCAAAATATGGTTGCTCAAAGCAGCTGGGCAGCCATTCTGTGAAGTCCtgcaatattattattttgtcctgTGTGACTGTAAAAACAATTTATGATATAAGAATTtataaaaattaaacatttttgtttacggttttctagatttttttttttcttttttttaaggacTCAGCTCAGCCTGTGAAGTCGTAAGAGATATTTTGCATGTTGCAGCAGAGAATCTGTACCTTGATATGTAACCTCAGCTCTCTGTGGCAACAGATCCAGGTTTAAAGGTGAAAAGGCCGTGCACAACAACATCAGGTGCTGTTTGTGAACCACGAGATGGATTCTTCTGTGTTGATCTTAGATGGGACAGCTGTATCgcagcacagaaacaccacagctgtCAACCTGGTCAATACATCAGCCACAGAGGTTTGTTGGCTTTTAGAGCTTAGAAACAGATTTGAACAGAATGAGGTTGTGCGAGATGGCCCCATTGGTTGTGAAGGTATTTATGTTAAGGGCAGCACAAGAAAATTTCTGCATCTGATCTGTTTAAATGGAATGAAAACTCCATTCTGCTATTACATCATGTACAGACATAACCCAGTGACACAGCCACCCAAGTCCTCAACTTAATTTTGCACCATGTTTCTCGCAAGAACATAGCAATGTGTAGTTCTGATACTTTCTGAAGCACAACATCACATTTGTGAAGTAGcaatggcaaatttcaaaggttGTGACCATGACCGTCAGCAATGTGACGGAAACGTCTTGCTGCCTTGATGTGCTCCTTGTCAACTTTGAATTACAATATTGTACAATTACAACTCTTTGTGTATTCAAGTACTTTTTTAGTCAGAATCAATTCAAACAGTAGCTTTTTAGCTACTTTCATCACTGCCAACACCTATTACCCTCCCTTATACTTAACTTACTGAGGCCTATAATCTtttgaagtatatataagtatattctctgtttgtttgtgcaggaACAGCAACAGCGGACACAGAGTGCAGCGACTGCACAGGGGAAACATATTCAAATGGAACATTTACATCTTGCCAACCTCACACAAAGTAAGTACAAGTCCAAGAGCAGTGATGGTCATGTTTGGTGTCTTACAGCTGCAATAAGTTCATGTCATCTGTAAATGTTTCACTAACAGCTTTTTCCATCATTATTCCAGATGTGAATCTGAGGGTCTTCAGCAGATCAGACCAGGAAATCATTCAGCTGATTCTGAATGTGGACCAAAACATGACGGTTCAAACAAGACAGTGATCATTGTACCACTGATCTTGTTGGCTCTAATAGTTGTAATTTTAACAGCTGCAGTAATGTGGCGAATAAAGAAGAGACTCAAACAAAGTGCAGGTAGGATTAGCATTTAGAGctcaaaaccaaaacatgttGCTGATAGCAACATTTGCTGTCAAATCAGCATCTGGCTGTTGAccaagatgatttttttctctggtatCACTTTATAGGAGGAAGAGAAATTTTTCTAGCACAggtatgtttctctctcttgtctaATTGACACCCAGTACAATTACTTGGATGACAAAGGTTGATTTATGAAAGTTATTAAATGATGTCACATGTTGATTGAGATAAATGTTGCACTTTTAAGGAAACACAAAGAGGAGGGGACCCATCAGAGGCCTGTGCTTTAACAGGTAAGACGTCATTGCATGTTTCCTTTGCATTGTAAATGTGCGCTGACTGTGTCTTTAAATGTGTATCACATGTTCCTGTTGCAGCTCTATATATTAGTATCCCCAGATCAGACTGAAAGCAGCTGTGTGTTGTGCACCATGCTACATGCATCTGCTACATACTTCATAGAATTAACAGAACCTGTCTGCAGAACAGATCATAATCAAGACAAAAGCCAGCTGATCTGGCTTCAGATCAGCCATGTAACACATCTGTGTAGACTAGTTTGGATGCATTGCTGTACAACTTCCCGTGTGGGTGTGGTTttaaaaacaagcccacacagTGACAGTGTGGGGTTGGTGTCACTGTGCAGACAGCATTCTGCATCTGCAGATGAGTGGCACATTCAAGATACAGCTGACCATGATACATACGTTTGTGGTTTAAGACATAAATGAGCTCTACAGTTTCCTCTGAATTTGCTTGCAGTTCAGCTTGTTGCATGATTACACAAAAAGTTTGAAGTTATCAACttgactgttttctgtttcggataaaatttttaaaaaagcatataCAGTCAGTGGTTCTGGGGAAAATGGAAACCATCAGCCATCAAGCAGCCAGCTGCTACCTCTGTCTGAAGGGCTGAACACGTGAGGAGGTC is part of the Myripristis murdjan chromosome 7, fMyrMur1.1, whole genome shotgun sequence genome and harbors:
- the LOC115362122 gene encoding tumor necrosis factor receptor superfamily member 14-like isoform X1 encodes the protein MPSRRKPLSVVSLMIFMLNVITGDALTCNLTEYRVGQECCRMCPPGNRVNKHCTKLTNTTCEPCTDGTFLDQPNGRTQCFPCTNCTSDPGLKVKRPCTTTSGAVCEPRDGFFCVDLRWDSCIAAQKHHSCQPGQYISHRGTATADTECSDCTGETYSNGTFTSCQPHTKCESEGLQQIRPGNHSADSECGPKHDGSNKTVIIVPLILLALIVVILTAAVMWRIKKRLKQSAGGREIFLAQETQRGGDPSEACALTAYTVSGSGENGNHQPSSSQLLPLSEGLNT
- the LOC115362122 gene encoding tumor necrosis factor receptor superfamily member 14-like isoform X2 — its product is MPSRRKPLSVVSLMIFMLNVITGDALTCNLTEYRVGQECCRMCPPGNRVNKHCTKLTNTTCEPCTDGTFLDQPNGRTQCFPCTNCTSDPGLKVKRPCTTTSGAVCEPRDGFFCVDLRWDSCIAAQKHHSCQPGQYISHRGTATADTECSDCTGETYSNGTFTSCQPHTKCESEGLQQIRPGNHSADSECGPKHDGSNKTVIIVPLILLALIVVILTAAVMWRIKKRLKQSAGGREIFLAQETQRGGDPSEACALTVSGSGENGNHQPSSSQLLPLSEGLNT